The DNA region GGCAAGGGCCGCTTCGACGTGTCGACGTCCCAGTGGATGAAGCCGTTCGGGTTGCCCTTCACCTTCTTCGGCAGGTTCAGGTTCGCGCGGTCGATCGTCACCCACAGGTCCTCGCGGTCCCAGATGTCGACGAACGCGTCGTACACGCGTGGGTCGGTGCGCGTGTCCCACAGGTACTGGTGGTTGTAGATCTCCAGCATCCCCGTGTGATTCAGCTCGCGCATGGCGTGCTCGCGCCGCTGCGGGGCTTCCCAAGTGGCCGGGTCGTGCGGGTCCTTCTCGTCGAACCGCCAGAGCAGATCCACCAGCCGGTCGACCTTCTCGCGTGGCACGGCCTGCTTGACGATGACGTAGCCCTGCGTGATCCAGTGCTGCCAGTCGTCCTCCGACAGCACGCGCAGCGGCAGCCGCTTGCGGATGTCCTTCAGCTGCACGTCCGAGACATGCGACGTCGGGTGGCTGTGCTCGTTCATCGAGATGTGCACGATGATCCTCTCGGCAGTCGGCAGTCGGCAGTCGGCAGTCGGCAGTCGGCAGTCGGCAGTCGGCAGTCGGCAAGTCGGCAGTCGGCAGTCGGCAGTCGGCAGTCGAGGTAGTGCGGCGTGTCCCACGCCGCCGCTGTGGATAGCGGCGCGGTCGGAGACCGCGCCCTACCTTGTGTTCCTACGCCAACAACCCCTTGACCACCTTGCCGTGGACGTCGGTCAGGCGGAAGTCGCGGCCCTGGAACTTGTA from Luteitalea sp. TBR-22 includes:
- a CDS encoding phytanoyl-CoA dioxygenase family protein, giving the protein MNEHSHPTSHVSDVQLKDIRKRLPLRVLSEDDWQHWITQGYVIVKQAVPREKVDRLVDLLWRFDEKDPHDPATWEAPQRREHAMRELNHTGMLEIYNHQYLWDTRTDPRVYDAFVDIWDREDLWVTIDRANLNLPKKVKGNPNGFIHWDVDTSKRPLPIGVQGVLSLAAQDEETGGFQCVPELFSDFDAWVKTQPADRDPMHPDTTGLRIVNVSMEAGDLLIFNSLLAHGVRPNHSIDRPRIAQYVAMHPAEWHNEAERLERIRLWRELDHPQRPAFPGDPRDWERQHAQTATLTPLGEKLLGLVPWA